The following coding sequences lie in one Xanthomonas hortorum pv. pelargonii genomic window:
- a CDS encoding MATE family efflux transporter, whose protein sequence is MPKSAVLTEGPIGKNLLLFAPPILAGNIAQSLNGSINAIWVGRYLGEAALTAAANANSIMFFLIGSVFGIGMASTILIGQAMGARDIAQARKVMGTSASFFGGLSAAIAVFGWFLAPHLLTAMGTPPASQTLAEEYLRVIFLAMPLIYVFAFLSAALRGTGDARTPFRFLLVSVVLDIVFNPLLIFGLGPFPALGIAGAAWATLLAQVVALGGLLLYLRKKRHVLWLGRGDLQLFRISPTILRALIVKGVPMGLQMVLISLSMIAMMTLVNGFGTDTAAAYGAALQLWTYVQMPAMALGAACSTMAAQNVGAGLWNRVDATARTGIVANFLMTGILIVLLILFDHWTLALFLPTDSPTLEVARHLNHIGIWSFLLFGVSFVISGVVRATGAVIPPLLILAFGLWGVRVPLANALIPHLGADGIWWSLPISSVCSMLLSLAYYRWGGWRKARMLTTPADPAELAAAAEVPAHPASPVADTAPLTELPRPRQR, encoded by the coding sequence ATGCCTAAATCCGCTGTCCTGACCGAAGGCCCGATCGGCAAGAATCTGCTGCTGTTCGCACCGCCGATCCTGGCAGGCAATATCGCCCAGTCGCTCAACGGCTCGATCAATGCGATCTGGGTGGGCCGCTACCTCGGCGAGGCGGCACTGACTGCGGCAGCCAACGCCAACAGCATCATGTTCTTCCTGATCGGCTCGGTGTTCGGCATCGGCATGGCCTCGACCATCCTGATCGGCCAGGCGATGGGCGCACGCGACATCGCGCAGGCACGCAAGGTCATGGGCACCAGCGCCAGTTTTTTCGGCGGCCTGTCGGCAGCGATTGCGGTCTTCGGCTGGTTTCTGGCGCCGCATCTATTGACCGCGATGGGTACACCACCGGCGTCGCAGACATTGGCCGAGGAGTACCTGCGTGTCATCTTCCTGGCGATGCCGCTGATCTATGTGTTCGCGTTTTTGTCGGCGGCACTGCGTGGTACCGGCGATGCGCGCACACCGTTCCGCTTCTTGCTGGTGTCGGTGGTGCTGGACATCGTGTTCAACCCATTGCTGATCTTCGGTCTCGGCCCGTTTCCGGCACTCGGTATCGCCGGTGCGGCCTGGGCCACGCTGCTGGCGCAAGTGGTCGCACTCGGCGGGTTGCTGCTGTATTTACGCAAGAAACGCCATGTCCTGTGGTTGGGGCGCGGCGATCTGCAGCTGTTCCGGATCTCACCGACGATCCTGCGCGCGCTCATCGTCAAAGGCGTGCCGATGGGCCTGCAGATGGTGCTGATCTCGCTGTCCATGATCGCGATGATGACGCTGGTCAACGGCTTCGGCACCGACACTGCGGCCGCTTACGGCGCAGCGCTGCAGCTATGGACGTATGTGCAGATGCCGGCGATGGCGCTGGGCGCTGCATGCTCCACGATGGCGGCGCAGAATGTGGGTGCCGGGCTCTGGAACCGCGTCGATGCGACCGCACGCACCGGCATCGTCGCCAACTTCTTGATGACCGGCATTCTGATCGTGCTGCTGATCCTGTTCGATCACTGGACGCTCGCCCTGTTCCTGCCGACCGACAGCCCGACGCTGGAAGTGGCGCGGCATCTCAATCACATCGGCATCTGGTCGTTCCTGCTGTTTGGCGTGAGCTTCGTCATTTCCGGCGTGGTGCGCGCGACCGGCGCGGTGATCCCGCCACTGCTGATCCTGGCATTCGGTCTATGGGGTGTGCGCGTGCCGCTGGCGAACGCCTTGATCCCGCATCTGGGAGCCGACGGCATCTGGTGGAGTCTTCCGATCAGTTCGGTCTGCTCGATGCTGCTGTCGCTGGCGTATTACCGCTGGGGCGGCTGGCGCAAGGCGCGCATGTTGACCACGCCTGCGGATCCGGCGGAGCTGGCGGCCGCTGCGGAGGTTCCGGCACACCCGGCTTCGCCGGTCGCCGATACGGCACCGTTGACGGAATTGCCGAGGCCTCGCCAGCGCTGA
- the trmD gene encoding tRNA (guanosine(37)-N1)-methyltransferase TrmD has translation MRIDVISLFPEFIAQCAAFGVVGRGQERGLLELQGWNPRDHAQGNYRRVDDRPFGGGPGMVMLIEPLRACLAAVQAADTRPAPVIYLSPQGRPLTQPLARELAQLPRMVLVCGRYEGVDERFLAQAVDMEISIGDYVLSGGELGAAVLVDVVTRLQEGVLNDAESAAQDSFEGPQGLLDCPHYSHPSAHDWGDVPDVLRSGNHAAIARWRRQQSLGRTWLRRPDLLDEAGLDKNDRRLLEEFRRELASGDDKPGNK, from the coding sequence GTGCGCATCGACGTCATCAGCTTGTTCCCCGAGTTCATCGCGCAATGCGCGGCGTTCGGCGTGGTCGGGCGGGGGCAGGAGCGTGGCTTGCTGGAACTGCAGGGCTGGAATCCGCGCGACCATGCGCAGGGTAACTACCGCCGTGTGGACGACCGTCCGTTCGGTGGTGGGCCCGGCATGGTGATGTTGATCGAGCCGTTGCGGGCCTGTCTGGCTGCGGTGCAAGCCGCAGACACGCGTCCTGCACCGGTGATCTACCTCAGCCCGCAGGGGCGGCCGCTCACCCAGCCGCTCGCCCGCGAGTTGGCGCAGTTGCCGCGCATGGTGTTGGTGTGCGGGCGTTACGAAGGCGTGGACGAGCGGTTTCTGGCGCAGGCGGTGGATATGGAAATCTCCATCGGCGACTACGTGTTATCCGGTGGCGAGCTTGGCGCAGCGGTGCTGGTGGATGTGGTGACGCGGTTGCAGGAAGGCGTGTTGAACGATGCCGAATCTGCGGCCCAGGACAGTTTCGAAGGCCCGCAGGGTCTGCTGGATTGCCCGCACTACAGCCATCCATCGGCCCACGACTGGGGCGATGTGCCGGACGTGCTGCGCTCTGGTAATCACGCTGCGATTGCGCGCTGGCGCCGGCAGCAGTCGCTGGGCCGGACCTGGCTGCGTCGCCCGGATCTGCTCGACGAGGCAGGGTTGGACAAGAACGATCGCCGCTTGCTGGAGGAGTTTCGTCGCGAACTCGCCTCAGGCGACGATAAACCAGGCAACAAGTAA
- the rimM gene encoding ribosome maturation factor RimM (Essential for efficient processing of 16S rRNA) translates to MKQTERRILLGRVAGAFGVKGELKIESWTEPRSAIFRYQPWILRTPSGEESTLSGARGRDQGKHLVATFPNVSDRDTVEAMHGIEIYVSRSVLPPPKPDEYYWVDLEELQVETVEGVKLGTVSHLFSTGSNDVMVVRGDRERLVPFVLPDFVKSVDFEANVIVVDWDPDF, encoded by the coding sequence ATGAAACAGACCGAGCGCCGTATCCTGCTGGGCAGGGTTGCCGGCGCTTTCGGTGTCAAGGGCGAACTCAAGATCGAGTCCTGGACCGAGCCGCGTAGCGCAATCTTCCGGTACCAACCGTGGATTCTGCGTACGCCCTCGGGTGAGGAGTCGACACTGAGCGGAGCGCGCGGGCGCGATCAGGGCAAGCATCTGGTCGCAACATTCCCCAACGTTTCCGATCGCGACACCGTCGAAGCCATGCACGGGATCGAGATTTACGTCTCGCGCAGCGTGCTGCCGCCACCCAAGCCCGATGAATATTATTGGGTGGATCTGGAAGAGCTGCAGGTGGAAACCGTCGAAGGCGTCAAGCTCGGCACGGTGTCGCATCTGTTCTCCACCGGCTCCAATGACGTGATGGTGGTACGCGGCGATCGCGAACGGCTGGTGCCGTTCGTGCTGCCGGATTTCGTCAAGTCGGTCGACTTTGAAGCCAACGTGATCGTGGTGGACTGGGATCCGGATTTCTGA
- a CDS encoding DUF2314 domain-containing protein: MTDNRMYFANDEDAALQAAYAAARDTFKFFWRELSWEYRRIVPGLEMAAVKLPFATDASATDAPSHEHMWISDVQFDGEQVSGSLLNDPEWIAGLTAGDAVSAPITDLEDWMYVTDGQVYGGHTIAAMRRTMSQAERAEHDAAWGLDFGEPGVVRLVPAPVPERKSGLFGKMFGSKPAQVVATEQAPSEREHPMSENMGAKFDEGLRDQPDMVHFRDDAGWTLLQRDALAGNYQPVSLLLKHGADASLRTPSGKTALDLARQMQWPRIVQLLEGDH, translated from the coding sequence ATGACCGATAACCGCATGTATTTCGCAAACGATGAAGACGCTGCACTGCAGGCGGCCTACGCCGCAGCGCGCGACACCTTCAAGTTTTTCTGGCGCGAACTGTCCTGGGAATACCGCCGCATCGTGCCGGGCCTGGAGATGGCGGCAGTGAAACTGCCTTTCGCCACCGACGCTTCCGCGACTGATGCGCCTTCGCACGAGCATATGTGGATCTCCGACGTGCAGTTCGATGGCGAGCAGGTCTCCGGCAGCCTGCTCAACGATCCGGAATGGATCGCAGGACTCACCGCCGGTGACGCCGTGTCTGCACCGATCACCGACCTGGAAGACTGGATGTACGTGACCGATGGCCAGGTCTACGGCGGCCATACCATTGCAGCGATGCGTCGCACGATGTCGCAGGCCGAACGCGCCGAGCACGACGCTGCGTGGGGCCTGGACTTCGGTGAGCCGGGCGTAGTGCGCCTGGTGCCTGCACCTGTGCCGGAGCGCAAAAGTGGCTTGTTCGGCAAGATGTTCGGTAGCAAGCCGGCTCAGGTCGTTGCAACGGAGCAGGCTCCGTCCGAGCGCGAGCATCCGATGAGCGAGAACATGGGCGCAAAGTTCGACGAAGGCCTGCGCGATCAGCCGGACATGGTGCATTTCCGCGACGACGCCGGTTGGACGCTCCTGCAGCGCGATGCCTTGGCGGGCAACTATCAGCCGGTGTCATTGTTGCTGAAGCACGGCGCGGATGCGTCGCTGCGCACGCCATCGGGCAAGACGGCATTGGATCTGGCTCGGCAGATGCAATGGCCCAGAATCGTGCAGCTCCTCGAAGGCGATCACTGA
- the ffh gene encoding signal recognition particle protein, whose protein sequence is MFESLTQRLSGTMERLRGRGRLTEENIREATREVRIALLEADVALPVVQALIERIKVRAVGQEVLKSLTPGQALIKIVRDELTAVMGAAATDLNLNVPAPAIILMAGLQGAGKTTTVGKLAKHLKEKRKKKVMVVSADVYRPAAIEQLKTLAEQVGVLFFASDASQKPVDIVRAAISDARKSFVDVLLVDTAGRLAIDAAMMDEIKALHAAVNPTETLFVVDAMTGQDAANTAKAFGEALPLTGVVLTKTDGDARGGAALSVRYITGKPIKFVGTGEKTDGLDVFHPDRVASRILDMGDVLSLVEQVEQSVDQEKAAKLAAKVAKGKKFDLNDMKEQLEQMQNMGGIHGLMDKLPGMGRIPDNVKQQVTGKEVPRMIAIINSMTKKERRNPALLNGSRRSRIARGSGMQPADVNKLMKQYQQMEKMMGKLAGGGMKGLMRNMKGMMGAMGGRGGMPFR, encoded by the coding sequence ATGTTCGAGTCCCTTACCCAACGTCTCTCCGGCACCATGGAGCGCCTGCGCGGCCGCGGCCGCCTGACCGAGGAGAACATCCGCGAAGCCACCCGTGAAGTGCGCATCGCATTGCTCGAAGCCGACGTCGCGTTGCCTGTGGTACAGGCCCTGATCGAACGCATCAAGGTGCGCGCGGTCGGCCAGGAAGTGCTCAAGTCGCTGACCCCGGGCCAGGCGCTGATCAAGATCGTCCGCGACGAACTGACCGCGGTCATGGGCGCGGCCGCCACCGACCTCAACCTCAACGTGCCGGCGCCGGCGATCATCCTGATGGCGGGCCTGCAGGGTGCGGGCAAGACCACCACGGTCGGCAAGCTCGCCAAGCACCTGAAGGAAAAGCGCAAGAAAAAGGTCATGGTGGTCTCGGCCGACGTCTATCGCCCGGCTGCGATCGAGCAGCTCAAGACGCTGGCCGAACAGGTCGGCGTGCTGTTCTTCGCCTCCGACGCCTCGCAGAAGCCGGTGGACATCGTGCGCGCCGCCATCAGCGACGCGCGCAAGTCCTTCGTCGACGTGCTGCTGGTCGATACCGCCGGCCGCCTGGCGATCGATGCGGCGATGATGGACGAGATCAAGGCGCTGCATGCCGCGGTCAACCCGACCGAAACCCTGTTCGTGGTCGATGCGATGACCGGCCAGGACGCGGCCAACACCGCCAAGGCCTTCGGCGAGGCATTGCCGCTGACCGGCGTGGTACTGACCAAGACCGACGGCGACGCCCGTGGCGGTGCCGCGCTGAGCGTGCGCTACATCACCGGCAAGCCGATCAAGTTCGTCGGCACCGGCGAAAAGACCGACGGCCTGGACGTGTTCCATCCCGACCGCGTCGCCAGCCGCATCCTGGACATGGGCGATGTGCTGTCGCTGGTGGAGCAGGTCGAGCAGAGCGTCGATCAGGAAAAAGCCGCCAAGCTCGCCGCCAAGGTCGCCAAGGGCAAGAAGTTCGACCTCAACGACATGAAGGAACAGCTCGAGCAGATGCAGAACATGGGCGGCATCCATGGGCTGATGGACAAGCTGCCGGGCATGGGCCGGATCCCGGACAACGTCAAGCAGCAGGTCACCGGCAAGGAAGTGCCGCGCATGATCGCGATCATCAATTCGATGACCAAGAAAGAGCGCCGCAACCCGGCCCTGCTCAACGGCTCGCGCCGCTCGCGCATCGCGCGCGGCTCGGGCATGCAGCCGGCCGACGTCAACAAGCTGATGAAGCAGTATCAGCAGATGGAAAAGATGATGGGCAAGCTGGCCGGCGGCGGCATGAAGGGCCTGATGCGCAACATGAAGGGGATGATGGGCGCCATGGGCGGCCGCGGCGGCATGCCGTTCCGTTGA
- the rpsP gene encoding 30S ribosomal protein S16, with the protein MVKIRLTRGGAKKRPFYHIIVTDVRSARDGRNIERLGYYNPVAQGAEPRVVLDIARVDHWVGQGAQLTDKVRNLYREASKPQAAAA; encoded by the coding sequence ATGGTCAAGATTCGACTGACCCGCGGCGGCGCCAAGAAGCGTCCGTTCTACCACATCATCGTGACCGACGTGCGCAGCGCGCGCGACGGCCGCAACATCGAGCGTCTGGGTTACTACAACCCGGTTGCCCAGGGCGCAGAACCGCGCGTCGTGCTGGACATCGCGCGCGTCGACCATTGGGTCGGCCAGGGCGCACAGCTGACCGACAAGGTGCGTAACCTGTATCGCGAAGCATCCAAGCCTCAGGCCGCCGCGGCCTGA
- a CDS encoding cytochrome C assembly family protein has protein sequence MTIVLIAFALYLLATALLTRSVLRDGNQAPARWLIPALAAVALHAGYHVLVAFRTAGGPDMHFFAALSLCGLGMAALTAVFGGRGRMAAVGVVVFPLSAILLACYHAYGHEPSSDLGWRLELHAWMALLAYATLGIAALLAIMLWLQERALRRRDFHTWLRALPPLTELETLLFRTITVGFVLLSLTLLTGLLFVQDFLAQRLLHKTVLSILSWIVFGALLIGRWRNGWRGTKAVHWTLTAMVLLVLSFFGSKFVIELVLGPR, from the coding sequence ATGACAATCGTTCTCATCGCGTTCGCCCTGTATCTGTTGGCCACCGCGCTGCTCACCCGCTCGGTGCTGCGCGATGGCAACCAGGCGCCTGCACGCTGGTTGATACCGGCGCTGGCGGCAGTGGCGTTGCACGCCGGGTACCACGTGCTGGTGGCATTCCGCACCGCCGGCGGGCCGGACATGCACTTCTTCGCGGCACTATCGCTGTGCGGGCTGGGCATGGCCGCGCTGACGGCGGTGTTCGGCGGGCGCGGGCGCATGGCGGCGGTGGGCGTGGTGGTGTTCCCGCTGTCGGCGATTCTGCTGGCCTGCTATCACGCTTACGGTCACGAACCGAGCTCGGACCTGGGCTGGCGGCTGGAGCTGCACGCGTGGATGGCGCTACTGGCCTACGCCACGCTGGGGATCGCCGCGCTGCTGGCGATCATGCTGTGGTTGCAGGAGCGCGCGCTACGCCGACGCGACTTCCACACTTGGCTGCGTGCGCTGCCGCCGTTGACCGAGCTGGAGACGCTGCTGTTCCGCACGATCACGGTGGGCTTCGTGCTGCTGAGTCTGACCCTGCTGACCGGCCTGCTGTTCGTGCAGGATTTTCTGGCGCAGCGGCTGTTGCACAAGACCGTGCTCAGCATCCTGTCGTGGATCGTGTTCGGGGCGCTGCTGATCGGCCGCTGGCGCAATGGCTGGCGCGGCACCAAGGCGGTGCACTGGACGCTGACCGCGATGGTGCTGCTGGTGCTGTCGTTCTTCGGCAGCAAGTTCGTGATCGAGCTGGTGTTGGGGCCGCGCTGA
- a CDS encoding aminotransferase class IV family protein, which translates to MSVIFCNGVPASAAQLGAAALINYGHFTTLQVRSSATLGLDLHLQRLQQGSSALFGMELAQEALRLQMHAALEASAMADASLRVTVFAQDYDFRDPLREVALDVLVAVSPPADMPETGLRVQVTSYVRDQPELKHVGTFPLLRLRRLAMNTDHDDVVLQDPQGRVLEGAFWNLGLWERGGVVWPQGPALLGTRQQLLQTGLETLGISQIRRPVQLDELDRFDGAFACNARGQQAIVAMGPARWGPHAAQLPLLEQALQTHAWQAI; encoded by the coding sequence ATGTCGGTGATCTTCTGCAATGGCGTACCCGCCAGCGCGGCGCAGCTCGGGGCTGCCGCGCTGATCAACTACGGCCACTTCACCACGCTACAGGTGCGCAGCAGTGCCACGCTCGGGCTGGATCTGCATCTGCAGCGCCTACAGCAGGGCAGTAGCGCGCTGTTCGGCATGGAGCTGGCGCAGGAGGCATTGCGTCTGCAAATGCACGCCGCGCTGGAAGCCTCGGCAATGGCCGATGCCAGCCTGCGCGTCACCGTGTTCGCGCAGGATTACGACTTTCGCGATCCCTTGCGCGAGGTCGCGCTGGACGTGCTGGTTGCGGTGTCGCCGCCAGCGGACATGCCCGAGACCGGGCTGCGCGTGCAGGTGACCAGCTATGTGCGCGATCAGCCCGAGCTCAAGCATGTCGGGACATTTCCGCTGTTGCGTCTGCGCCGGCTGGCCATGAATACCGATCACGACGATGTCGTGTTGCAGGATCCGCAGGGCAGGGTGCTGGAAGGCGCGTTCTGGAATCTGGGTTTGTGGGAGCGCGGTGGCGTGGTCTGGCCGCAAGGCCCGGCCTTGCTGGGAACGCGTCAGCAATTGCTGCAGACCGGGCTGGAAACGCTGGGGATCAGCCAGATTCGGCGGCCGGTGCAACTGGACGAACTGGATCGTTTCGATGGCGCCTTCGCCTGCAATGCGCGCGGGCAGCAGGCGATCGTGGCGATGGGGCCGGCCCGCTGGGGCCCACATGCAGCGCAGCTGCCGCTGCTGGAGCAGGCCCTGCAAACCCATGCGTGGCAAGCGATCTGA
- a CDS encoding NAD(P)H-dependent flavin oxidoreductase — protein sequence MAGACPVPLSTAVAEAGGMGAMGAVLSQPQEIVAWMMAFRDASTGPAQINLWIPDPAPVRNADAEARMREFLSQWGPPVSAAVGDTTPADFDAQFEALLAARPAVASSIMGLFRPDQVARLKAAGIAWFACATTLDEALAAQAAGADAVVAQGAEAGGHRGAFDASQAERQTTGLFALLPRLVDHLHIPVIAAGGIASARGIAAALTLGASAVQIGTGLLRTPEAALPSAWAEALTQAEPEQTQPTRAFSGRLGRALVTPYVSAASAADAPPPAPYPVQRALTAPMRQAAARDNRLDAMQAWAGQSAWMAPAQPAAQVVTQWWADAQALLCR from the coding sequence ATGGCCGGCGCCTGCCCGGTGCCGTTGTCGACGGCGGTTGCCGAAGCCGGTGGCATGGGCGCGATGGGTGCGGTGTTGTCGCAGCCGCAGGAGATCGTGGCATGGATGATGGCGTTTCGTGACGCGAGCACCGGGCCCGCGCAGATCAATCTATGGATTCCCGATCCTGCACCGGTACGCAACGCAGATGCGGAAGCGCGCATGCGGGAATTTCTATCGCAGTGGGGGCCGCCAGTTTCTGCAGCCGTAGGTGACACAACGCCAGCCGACTTCGACGCACAGTTCGAGGCCTTGCTCGCCGCGCGTCCTGCGGTTGCCTCATCGATCATGGGGCTGTTTCGGCCCGATCAGGTTGCGCGTTTGAAGGCTGCCGGCATCGCGTGGTTCGCCTGCGCCACCACACTGGACGAAGCGCTTGCGGCACAGGCAGCAGGTGCCGATGCGGTGGTCGCACAAGGGGCCGAAGCCGGTGGCCATCGTGGCGCCTTCGATGCCAGCCAGGCCGAGCGCCAGACGACCGGGTTGTTCGCCTTGTTACCGCGATTGGTCGATCACCTGCACATCCCGGTGATCGCCGCAGGCGGCATCGCCAGCGCACGCGGCATTGCTGCGGCGCTCACACTGGGCGCAAGTGCAGTGCAGATCGGTACCGGCCTGCTGCGTACGCCCGAAGCTGCACTGCCGAGCGCCTGGGCCGAGGCACTGACGCAGGCCGAACCGGAACAGACCCAGCCGACCCGCGCATTTTCCGGCCGACTGGGTCGTGCGCTGGTCACACCGTATGTAAGCGCCGCCAGCGCTGCAGATGCGCCGCCGCCAGCGCCGTATCCGGTGCAGCGCGCGCTGACCGCGCCGATGCGCCAGGCCGCCGCGCGCGACAACCGCCTGGATGCCATGCAGGCCTGGGCCGGGCAATCGGCCTGGATGGCGCCCGCGCAGCCCGCCGCGCAGGTGGTAACGCAATGGTGGGCTGACGCGCAGGCGCTGTTATGTCGGTGA
- the rplS gene encoding 50S ribosomal protein L19 produces MSKLNKTILADFEAAQIQRQLPEFNQGDTVVVNVKVKEGNRERVQAYEGVVIGTKNAGLNSAFTVRKISHGFGVERVFQTHSAIIDSVEVKRRGKVRAGKLYYLRGLEGKAARIKEDLAAAAQAKAARQAAAKAQ; encoded by the coding sequence GTGAGCAAACTCAACAAGACCATCCTGGCTGACTTCGAAGCCGCCCAGATTCAGCGCCAGCTGCCGGAATTCAACCAGGGCGACACCGTTGTGGTGAACGTCAAGGTGAAGGAAGGCAATCGCGAGCGCGTGCAGGCCTATGAGGGCGTCGTGATCGGTACCAAGAATGCTGGCCTGAACTCCGCGTTCACCGTCCGCAAGATCTCGCACGGCTTCGGCGTCGAGCGCGTGTTCCAGACCCACAGCGCCATCATCGACTCGGTCGAAGTGAAGCGTCGCGGTAAGGTTCGCGCCGGCAAGCTGTACTACCTGCGTGGTCTGGAAGGCAAGGCTGCCCGCATCAAGGAAGATCTGGCCGCCGCTGCGCAGGCCAAGGCTGCTCGCCAGGCTGCTGCCAAGGCTCAGTAA